The following are encoded together in the Citrus sinensis cultivar Valencia sweet orange chromosome 1, DVS_A1.0, whole genome shotgun sequence genome:
- the LOC127901431 gene encoding uncharacterized protein LOC127901431: MACSSWVPSIGGFLAWRQWLNRRGTWMSSDYFVEMATGEEEEKKNPCPPVPADDAHRNQRRLYEKWQKANEIAKCYILASISNILQTKHQNLETATEIMDSLQQMFGQGTRFARQAALKGIMNSKMGKGTRVHDHVLKMMDYLNEAEIQGAQIDDNLKIDMVLESLPETFKEFKEA; encoded by the exons ATGGCGTGCAGCTCGTGGGTTCCGTCGATTGGTGGCTTTCTGGCGTGGCGGCAATGGTTAAATCGGCGTGGGACTTGGATGAGCAGTGACTACTTTGTGGAGATGGCGACTGgggaagaagaggaaaagaaaaat CCATGCCCTCCAGTTCCAGCGGATGATGCTCATAGAAATCAGAGGAGGctttatgagaaatggcaaaaGGCCAATGAAATTGCAAAATGCTACATTTTAGCCTCGATTTCTAATATTCTGCAGACCAAACATCAGAACTTGGAGACTGCCACTGAAATAATGGATAGTCTCCAACAGATGTTCGGGCAGGGTACTCGCTTCGCGAGACAAGCAGCGCTGAAAGGAATTATGAACAGTAAAATGGGGAAGGGCACAAGAGTTCAtgatcatgtcctcaaaatgatggactatttgaatgaggCTGAGATTCAGGGAGCACAAATCGATGATAACTTAAAGATTGACATGGTGCTAGAATCTCTGCCAGAAACATTCAAAGAGTTTAAG GAAGCATGA